A genomic window from Streptomyces sp. HUAS YS2 includes:
- a CDS encoding agmatine deiminase family protein translates to MTFRMPPEWAPHERTWMAWPGPNPTFTNDEELAEARVAWASVARAVRRFEPVTVVHGPGQGEGARELLGPDVDLVERELDDAWMRDIGPTFVTDEDGRLAAVDWVFNGWGAQDWARWEHDSKIARHVADLAEVPVLNSPLVNEGGAIHVDGEGTVLLTDTVQLGPGRNPDWTREQVEAEIHAKLGTTKAIWLPHGLAGDYGMYGTQGHVDIVAAFAKPGTVVVHSQQDPAHPDFVRSQTYVEILRGQTDAQGRPLEVVEIPAPTVLRDEEGDWVDYSYINHYLCNGAVILCGFGDPNDEIAANVFRDLFPEREVVLVDARTIFAGGGGIHCITQQQPAVRGTR, encoded by the coding sequence ATGACCTTCCGCATGCCCCCCGAGTGGGCCCCGCACGAGCGCACCTGGATGGCCTGGCCCGGCCCCAACCCGACCTTCACCAACGACGAGGAGCTGGCCGAGGCCCGCGTCGCCTGGGCGTCCGTCGCCCGCGCCGTACGCCGCTTCGAGCCGGTGACCGTCGTGCACGGCCCCGGCCAGGGCGAGGGCGCCCGCGAGCTGCTCGGCCCGGACGTCGATCTGGTCGAGCGCGAGCTGGACGACGCGTGGATGCGCGACATCGGCCCCACGTTCGTCACGGACGAGGACGGCCGCCTGGCCGCCGTGGACTGGGTGTTCAACGGCTGGGGCGCCCAGGACTGGGCCCGCTGGGAGCACGACTCCAAGATCGCCCGCCATGTCGCGGATCTCGCGGAGGTCCCCGTCCTGAACAGCCCGCTGGTCAACGAGGGCGGCGCGATCCACGTCGACGGCGAGGGCACGGTCCTGCTGACCGACACCGTCCAGCTCGGCCCGGGCCGCAACCCCGACTGGACCCGCGAGCAGGTCGAGGCCGAGATCCACGCCAAGCTCGGCACCACCAAGGCGATCTGGCTGCCGCACGGCCTGGCCGGCGACTACGGCATGTACGGCACCCAGGGCCACGTCGACATCGTCGCGGCCTTCGCCAAGCCGGGCACCGTCGTCGTGCACAGCCAGCAGGACCCGGCCCACCCGGACTTCGTCCGCTCGCAGACGTACGTGGAGATCCTCCGCGGCCAGACCGACGCGCAGGGCCGCCCCCTGGAGGTCGTCGAGATCCCGGCCCCCACCGTCCTGAGGGACGAGGAGGGCGACTGGGTCGACTACTCGTACATCAACCACTACCTGTGCAACGGCGCCGTGATCCTGTGCGGCTTCGGCGACCCGAACGACGAGATCGCGGCCAACGTCTTCCGCGACCTCTTCCCGGAGCGCGAGGTCGTCCTGGTCGACGCCCGCACGATCTTCGCGGGCGGCGGCGGCATCCACTGCATCACCCAGCAGCAGCCGGCGGTCCGAGGAACGCGATAA
- a CDS encoding urease subunit alpha, with the protein MDPYEYASVHGPREGDRVVLGDSGLVVRVESDSQKPGDEFLAGFGKTARDGLHLKAAAVRETCDVVISNVLLIDAVQGIRKVSIGIREGRIHAIGRAGNPDTLDGVDVVVGTGTSIVSGEGLIATAGAIDTHVHLLSPRIMEASLASGVTTVIGQEFGPVWGVGVNSPWALRHAFSAFDAWPVNIGFLARGSSSDAAPLVEALAEGGASGFKVHEDMGAHTRALDTALRVAEEHDVQVALHSDGLNECLSVEDTLSVLDGRTIHAFHIEGCGGGHVPNVLKMAGVPNVIGSSTNPTLPFGRDAVAEHYGMIVSVHDLKTDLPGDAAMARDRIRAGTMGAEDVLHDLGAIGITSSDAQGMGRAGETVRRTFAMAGKMKAELGPMEGDGAHDDNARVLRYMAKLTINPAIAHGLAHEVGSVEVGKMADIVLWRPEYFGAKPQLVLKSGFPAWGVTGDPNAATDTCQPLVLGPLFGGHGAAPAEISVAFVAQAAVDLGSDRMPTRRRRVAVRGTRGIGPADLLLNSRLGAVAVDGRTGLVSLDGDPIRSEPAESISLNRLYFL; encoded by the coding sequence ATGGACCCGTACGAGTACGCGTCGGTGCACGGACCCCGCGAGGGTGACCGGGTCGTCCTGGGCGACTCCGGCCTCGTCGTCCGGGTCGAGTCGGACTCGCAGAAGCCCGGGGACGAGTTCCTCGCCGGCTTCGGCAAGACCGCCCGCGACGGACTGCACCTGAAGGCCGCGGCCGTCCGTGAGACCTGCGACGTCGTGATCAGCAACGTCCTGCTGATCGACGCCGTCCAGGGCATCCGCAAGGTGTCCATCGGCATCCGTGAGGGCCGGATCCACGCCATCGGCCGGGCCGGCAACCCGGACACCCTGGACGGCGTCGACGTGGTCGTCGGCACCGGCACGTCGATCGTCTCCGGCGAGGGCCTGATCGCCACCGCCGGCGCCATCGACACCCACGTCCACCTGCTCTCCCCGCGGATCATGGAGGCCTCGCTCGCCAGCGGCGTCACCACCGTCATCGGCCAGGAGTTCGGCCCCGTCTGGGGCGTCGGCGTCAACTCGCCGTGGGCGCTCCGGCACGCGTTCAGCGCGTTCGACGCCTGGCCCGTCAACATCGGCTTCCTGGCCCGTGGCTCCTCCTCGGACGCGGCTCCGCTGGTCGAGGCGCTCGCCGAGGGCGGTGCGTCCGGGTTCAAGGTGCACGAGGACATGGGTGCGCACACCCGCGCCCTGGACACCGCGCTGCGGGTGGCCGAGGAGCACGACGTCCAGGTCGCGCTGCACAGCGACGGCCTGAACGAATGCCTGTCCGTCGAGGACACCCTGAGCGTCCTGGACGGCCGGACCATCCACGCCTTCCACATCGAGGGCTGCGGCGGCGGACACGTACCGAACGTCCTGAAGATGGCGGGCGTGCCGAACGTCATCGGCTCGTCCACCAACCCCACACTGCCGTTCGGCCGCGACGCCGTCGCCGAGCACTACGGGATGATCGTCTCCGTCCACGACCTGAAGACCGACCTGCCGGGCGACGCCGCGATGGCGCGCGACCGGATCCGGGCCGGGACGATGGGCGCGGAGGACGTCCTGCACGACCTCGGCGCGATCGGCATCACCTCGTCCGACGCGCAGGGCATGGGAAGGGCCGGCGAGACCGTACGCCGGACCTTCGCCATGGCCGGCAAGATGAAGGCCGAACTGGGCCCGATGGAAGGCGACGGCGCGCACGACGACAACGCGCGCGTGCTGCGCTACATGGCCAAGCTGACCATCAACCCGGCGATCGCCCACGGCCTCGCCCACGAGGTCGGCTCCGTCGAGGTCGGCAAGATGGCCGACATCGTCCTGTGGCGGCCGGAGTACTTCGGCGCGAAGCCCCAGCTCGTGCTGAAGTCCGGCTTTCCGGCCTGGGGCGTCACCGGCGACCCGAACGCGGCCACCGACACCTGCCAGCCGCTCGTCCTCGGGCCGCTGTTCGGCGGGCACGGCGCGGCCCCGGCGGAGATCTCCGTGGCCTTCGTGGCGCAGGCCGCCGTCGACCTCGGCTCCGACCGGATGCCGACCCGGCGCCGGCGCGTGGCGGTCCGCGGCACCCGCGGCATCGGCCCGGCCGACCTGCTCCTGAACTCCCGCCTGGGGGCCGTCGCGGTGGACGGCCGGACCGGTCTGGTGTCGCTGGACGGCGACCCGATCCGCTCCGAGCCGGCCGAGTCGATCTCCCTCAACCGCCTGTACTTCCTCTGA